The DNA region CCGTCGATCTCCGGACGCCCCGAGGAGCGCAGAGCCATGACGGCGCCGATGGTGTCCTCGGTGTAGCCGAGGCGCAGGTTGACGTCGTTGTCCGGGTCGTCGTCGGAGCCCGCGTGGTTGCGGTAGTCGGTGTGCAGGACGACATAGCCGTTGCGGGCGAGCAGCTCCTGCTCCCGGGCCAGTCCTCGGCCGCTGGTGTAGACGGCCGGGTCGATGTACCCGTGCGCCAGGACCAGGGCAGGGAAGGGCCCCTTGCCCCTGGGAATGTTCATGATTCCCGAGATCGTCAGTCCGTTGGCCTCGTACGTGACCGCGTACTGGGTGTAGGTGCCGGTCCGCACCCGTACGTTGCCGAGCTTGAGGTCGGAGCCGCGGTGCTCGCGCTGGATCAGTCCCGGGATCGAGACGGGGTTGGCCGGAGTCGGGGTGGGCGTCGCGCTGGGAGTCTTGGCGGAAGCCCGGGCCGAGGCCGGCGGGCTCGTGGGCTCGGTGTCACCGTCCCCGGTGCAGCCGACAGCGGCCACCAGCACCAGCCCGGCGGCACCGCAGGCCATGCTCCGAAAGCGCATACGGCCAGTATCCCCCGGATCCGCCCCGACGAGTGGTGACGGACGAGTTGCAGGTTCTCGACGGGAGCGGGCCGGGTCCGGGCGGGCCGGGCACGGCGGGACGGTCGGGGAGGCACGGTCGGGGAGGCGGGGCGGGACCGCCGCGGCGGCCACGGTCCCGCGACCATCCGTCAGCCGGGTGCGCCGGCCACCCCGTTGGAAGTGAAGTGGCTCCCCGTGCCGGAGAAGATGACCCCGG from Streptomyces sp. NBC_00258 includes:
- a CDS encoding alpha/beta hydrolase family protein, with translation MRFRSMACGAAGLVLVAAVGCTGDGDTEPTSPPASARASAKTPSATPTPTPANPVSIPGLIQREHRGSDLKLGNVRVRTGTYTQYAVTYEANGLTISGIMNIPRGKGPFPALVLAHGYIDPAVYTSGRGLAREQELLARNGYVVLHTDYRNHAGSDDDPDNDVNLRLGYTEDTIGAVMALRSSGRPEIDGDRIGLLGRSMGGGVVYNTLVVAPGLVDAAVVFAPVSSRPNENIDHFQRREGDPLVAEIDETHGTPEENPKFWREASPITYVDRVTEPLLIHHGTADESCPIVWSERTTAAFEKAGKDVELVKYKGERHTFAPQWPASMETTMDFFEKHLR